The Streptomyces lienomycini sequence TGCTGGATGACGTCGTCCAGTTCGAAGGTGACGGCGGAGCCGCTGCGCGGGTCGCGGGAGTTGGTGAGCAGCCGGTCCACGACGTCCGTCAGCCGCTCCACCTGCGACAGCGCGATCGTCGCCTCCTCCTTCACCGTCTCCGGTTCGTCGGTGAGGGTGATCTCCTCCAGCCGCATCGACAGCGCCGTCAGCGGTGTGCGCAGCTGGTGGGAGGCGTCGGCGGCCAGGCGCCGCTCGGCGGTGAGCATCCGGGCGATGCGCTCGGCGGAGGAGTCCAGCACGTCCGCGACCCGGTCCAGCTCGGGGACGCCGTACCGCTTGTGCCGGGGGCGCGGGTCGCCGGAGCCGAGGCGTTCGGCGGTCTCGGCGAGGTCGGTGAGCGGGGAGGCGAGGCGGTTGGCCTGCCGGATCGCCAGCAGGACGGCGGCGATCACCGCGAGCAGCGCCACCAGGCCGATGATGAGCAGGGTCCGCCCGACCTCGCGGGTCACCGAGGAGCTGGGCTCCTCGACGAGGACGGTCTCGCCCTCCTCGCCGGTGGCCCTGCCCTGGAGCACCTCGCCGGACGGCTTGCTGCCGACCTCGATGACCGGTTCACCGGGGATGCGGATGACGGCGTAGCGGGCGTCGCGGATCTGCTCCCGCAGGAACCCGGCGTCGACGGAGCCGGTGCCGATCAGCCGGC is a genomic window containing:
- the draK gene encoding two-component system sensor histidine kinase DraK — protein: MRRRLIQSTLAVVLVVIAVFGVSLVIVETRTISSTAQERVDLEAVRLASIVDSRLIGTGSVDAGFLREQIRDARYAVIRIPGEPVIEVGSKPSGEVLQGRATGEEGETVLVEEPSSSVTREVGRTLLIIGLVALLAVIAAVLLAIRQANRLASPLTDLAETAERLGSGDPRPRHKRYGVPELDRVADVLDSSAERIARMLTAERRLAADASHQLRTPLTALSMRLEEITLTDEPETVKEEATIALSQVERLTDVVDRLLTNSRDPRSGSAVTFELDDVIQQQIAEWRPAYRSEGRAIVSSGKRHLTAVGTPGAVAQVLAALIENSLMHGGGTVALRTRVTGNQAVVEVTDEGPGVPGDLGARIFERAISGRNSTGIGLAVARDLAEADGGRLELLQGRPPVFGLFLSRTPPPKKSSGDAGQTVR